The genomic DNA CCCGAGGGCACGTTTAAGGGGGTGAAGGATCGGTTCAATGGCATCACGGTTGACTCTAGCATGGAAACCTGCAGTCTCGATAGTTTTCCAACCGTGCTGAAACGTAAGTCGGGTTTACGACACGGTGTTACAAAACAAATGACCAGAGCTTTACCTtgagtttttttatattatctcTCACCATACAGGTTCCCTAGAGCATTGGATTGAAGGTAAACACCGAGGCATTTGGTTCAAAGTCCATTTGTCCGCCGCCAGTTGGATACCGGAACTAGTTGATGTAAGTGAGTTTTTGCTGTGTCGCATTCATGATTTCCATTTCATATGTTATTATGTTTTATCGTTGATCTATTAGAATGGATTCCAATTCCATCATGCCAAAAATACGTTCGTGATGCTGTATCGCTGGCTGCCGACGGATGAATCGGCAAACATTCCACCGTACTCGCATACGATGGTCGGTGTCGGTGCGCTTGTCATGAACGATCGGAATCAGGTGCTGGTGGTAAGCGAAAACAATGCCTTAATTGTCGGATCATGGAAGCTACCGGGAGGCTATGTGGAACCCAGTAAGTGTAAGACGTAAGTGGAGGGGAAACGCAAAACGATCCACTTAATCTGCATGTTTACCTTTTAGATGAGAATTTTATCGACGCCGCTATTCGGGAAGTGGCGGAGGAAACGAACATTCGAACCCAGTTCGAATCGGTCATCTCGATTCGACACGCACACGGGGCCGGTTTCGGCTGTTCCGATCTATACATCGTAATGGCACTGAAGCCACTATCGGAAGAGATAACCAAGTGCAATCGCGAGATTGCCAAATGTGAGTGGATGGATGTAAACGAGTACTTGCACCATCCGAAGGTGCATGAAACGAATCGGAATTTCGTCCGTACGTACCTGGAGTACCAGCGGCTCGGTTTACGCATCGACTGTACCGAGGAAATGCACCAAGTGCTGAGAAAGCGGTACAACATTTACTCAATTGCCAAAGTACCCGTGGGTGGACAGGCTGACAGCAGTgctagcagcaacagcaccaccagcacgtTAAAGTTATAGCGATCGAGGAAGCGATCGATGAGCAACGTTAGCCCACACCGTTGGTGGAACAGGTATGTTGTTACGCGATGGCTATGACGCAATGCAATTCAGTTGGTATGTCCTTGTTTTACCAAAAATTatatctgctgctgctgtggatatgaattttccgttttcctgTTTCCACTGTGCTCGAATATCACTCTCACGTTCTTTAGTAGGGTCTCTCTATCGCGATATTTTTTATTAGGGAGAATAATAacaaattaaacattaaacGGTAGCGATCGTACTCGTGATCCATGAATTGTAGGATGCCACATTAACGTAAACACCCGGAATGCCGTTTGCACCGCAACCGATACCCCACGCAACCAATCCTACCACATACCAGCGTCCGTTCAGTGAACACACCAACGGTGAGCCGCCATCTCCGGTGCACGCATCCTTGCCCAGCTCACCGCCGGCACAGATAAAGCTGGTTGTATCGAGCACAAAGCTACTACCGAGCCGTGTCGTTCGTAGTGCCGTTTGACAGTTGGCCGCACTTACGATCGGTACGTCCACCTCTTTCGGGATCGATTGGAAAGCACCGCTTACGAAATCGTTCTTACCCCATCCAGACACCCAACAGCGGCTGCCAACAAACGAAGTGACGGGCAGGCAAGCGGTTGCAATCGTTGGCGTGGTTCCGAGCGTTACCGTCCCGGAAAGGCGTAGTATTGCGATGTCATTACGCAGATTAGCAGAGTTGAAGCTCGGATGCACAAAGTAGCGTGCCACATTAAACTCCTGCACGGGCAATGGTTCGGACGTGGATGCTGCATCCCACTCGCCAAGACGCACCTTCAGCGTTCGGCTACCTGAACTGAGTTCGGGAAAGACGGGTAACAGTGGAGGTAATTGGGTGATATTTCTTTgacccccacacacacacacacacttacgtGTAGTCGGAAATTTTATGCGCCGCTGTCAACACGTGTAGATTGTCGATGAGCACACCGGAACCGACGTAAACGTCGCCCGGACCGAGCAGTACCACTTGCCAAGGATATTCCCCATAGCTGGCCTGATTAGCGGTGACGGCTGGCGAGTTTGCAATGGGTGGATACTGTAGACCACACTGGTAACTACCGGCCAGGCAGCATCGTTCCAGTCCCGATTGACAACTGGCCGGTGAGACGATATTGACCGTTATGACTTGCGCGATTGTGCTtgcggtggtggttgttgttgttgacccAAGCGTAACTCCCGTGTTGGCACTTGGCTGTTGGTGTGGAGGAAATATCGTTAATTAtggaaacaaaattatttgCTAGCACTTGCACTCACATTAGATACAATTCTAACGTCTAACTGGCCGGCACCGTCGGTTGTGCCACCTCCGGTGGATAACGCATTACACCGGCCAGTGGGCACACAGATGCACGTCTGCCCTGAAGGTACGCCTGTGTTAACAATATTCGGTAGTATACCTTGAAGAGGCACCATTGCGCGTGGCACCAAAAGCGGAAGCAGTTAAAAATATGGCTGTACGTGTTGGAAATGTGGGGCAAAAGAGTTTAATGGTGGCAAACTAACCTGTCTGCAGTGGTACGACACCCGTAAGGACACCGCTTGTAATGCCATTGCTCACATTACCGGCCTGTCGTGTGAGGTCTTGGCATGTGGTAAGCAATCAATCGTAAAGAAAGGGGTAAATAATAGAAAGGCAAACATAGGAACGAACTTGCGGAAGCATTTGAACATGGTTTATTCTATTACCATTGCCTGGTGTAGCACCATCCTGTGGGAAATTGAACGCTGGACTACGTTCAACGGTGGAAAGGGCAGCAACGGTATAGACACCGCTAGCCCAAACGATCACTTTAATGAGACTTGCAACCATCACGTTCGGGACTCTGTGTTTTTCAGTTCTCTACGTGATTGTCTACGGTCATTTACATGAAGGAAGTAAAAACGCTTTAATAAAGCCCGCTAACTAGTGCGCTAGCGAACGAATCGCGTGCACAAGCGTATTATTAACTAAACACGAGCGCGCGGACGAAAGTGAAGATAGGTTTGCTTTCGTAGATAATTGATGGTACTTTTCTAATCAATGACAGTATTGAGGTTCCAAGGGTTAGCAAACTTTAGTGAAGAAAGCACCACCAGTTTTGAACGATTACTCTTTAGAATATTTGAAATCACACTCagttttttattgcaaatatTCCAAAATCGGTTGACTGCtctgtaatttaattttgcaCTATCAATGACTATTGTTAAACGTCTACAAATCCTTCACACAGTTTATCTGTTTGGTTAGTCCTTCCATCAAATTCACGGTACGGATCGAATATGAAACAACTGAAAATCTTCACTTTCTTCGGCCCGTCAGAATCGAAGTATCTGCTGCTTCGTGTAACGAACTTGGAGCCACTGAAACGTGCTACGGTTTGCACGCCATCCATTTATAGTAATTCGTAAGGCTGTGTTTCGATGACGGATGACCAACCAGATTCAATTACACCTGTCTATGCAGTTGCGCGGAACAGTCCGTTGGTTGTTTTGGACCGTACCGGACCGTCAGACGTACAAACCACCGTGTCCGGGGCAGGGGATCCAATTATCCCGGTGAAGTTGGAACAGAAGGGAAGGCAATTGGGTGCTTGGTACGTACGCAAACAATGGTCCCTTTTTTATCAACTTTGTCGACCAGTTTTTACCATTTTACTAATGTGATTGCAAGCAGGCGATAAAAATATGAACCCAAATCTTAATACCGAGCAACACCCCATTCAAACGGATGGGcgagcagcagatttattgaactttgtttgtgtttgaagatgatgctgctgcttgcttgcAGCACTGTTCGTTCGTTGGTGGTAGGTTGTGTGTTGCGCACCGCCACAAGTACCACCGGCCAATGGTGTTGTTTTCATATTACAaagataaaagaaagaaaaaaaacgaatgacACGCATCAAAGGTTTTATGAAAAGTTTGCATTCGACCGACCAACCTGCCAATGCTCAATTTCACTTTAACCTTCCGGAACTTGCTTACTTACACGCTACTATCTGTATCTGTAtgttgcttgttttctttACGCACTAGTCTCTAATTTCGCTAATTCCGTATCCTTGGGCAGGGGcgatagtttttgttttgcttttcttcccAACCAATCGTTCGTGGTAGGTGCCCAACGGTGATGAGCCCTTGAGAGTTTTTGTGAACGCGATTGTTCAAAAACCGGCGCACGGTTAGCGCAAGGTTAGCGTATTGAATCGCATGTGCAAGTCCTACTTTACAATGGCTTATCGTGTACCCCTTCCCAGGATGGCCAATTGTTCTGCAACGGTGTGGCGTGGTATGTACCATTTGATCAAGATAAAAGggggatttaaaaaaatatattaagaCAAAGCTTGTACAATGATGCAGGCTGGCTGCTACCCAACAGGTCTTAGGAGATGCTACGGTCCGTAGTACTCGTCCCACTGGTTTCGCTTCCGTGCGATGCAGTATCTGCGCCACCGCTGCCACCTCCCTTCGAGATTTCCCACAGCACGTTCGCCACACGCTCCTGGTACTGCAGCATGTTCTCGTCCCCGAACACGGTTGCCATCTGTTCGAACGTTTCGCGCAGAAAATCGTCCCGCTTCTGGCGTGTCCTTAGCATCCGATCAATCTCGCGCTTTATCCGTTGCCGCAGTCGGTTCTTCGTTTTTTCGATCGTGACGCGTATGTCCTCCTTGTTCTGGCGACGCCTTCGATTCAACTCCGCGTTGCGCATCCGACGTGCTGCCTTCTGCTCGGGCGTTTCGTTCTCGCGCTTGATACGCTGTTGCAGCGTATGTTTGGCGCGTATCAGCTGCTTCACGGAGAGGTTCTTGATCGATTCCTCGGGCACGTTAGGTGAGTGTTTCAGCTTGAACGACGATGAATCGCTGGACGAACTGGTCGTCGGGGTGGTAGGTGGTGCTTGCGATGATTCCTTGCTGTAAACGTCCGGTTTCTCTTCCTTCGCAATTCGCGGGTTGTGCACTTGCTGCGGGGGATGGCCTGATACGGGAGAGGGTTGTTGTGGCTGTTGCTGCGGATgtggatgctgctggtgcggctgctgatgctgttgcggATGCTGCGGATGCGgatgtggctgctgctgttgttggtgctggtggtgctgctgctgggggtGTTGCggttggtgctgttgctggtgttgctgttgctgctgctgctgctggtggtgcttggTGTTGTGGCCTTTGGACTTGTGGGTGCTTCGGGAAGTGCCGTTCGGGAACATGGTACCGGACAGCGACAGATGGTTCATGTACAAGGCATTCTTATCGTAATTCATGTGCGGTGGATACCCGTGATGGTGGTACAGGTTAAACTCCTCTATGCTGAAAGGTGGCGGAAACTCAATCGGCGTCGGATGTTCCTGAATGTCCACTTGCAGATAGCTGTACGGGGGCTCCATCACAAGAACCGAGCGATATGAATCAAACTTTTCACTGTGCCGCTGATCCGCCCGATCCTATCGCATAATCGCACTTGCAGTACCGAATACAGATACGCTGGTTGCTTTTGTTGCCAATTTGCGGGGCTTATTtcgcgaaaaaggaaaacataatTTCCGAAACTGTAGCAATTATTATTGTTGCCAAGTATTGTAGTTGACAACTTCACGTTTTGCTTGGGGTGGAGCTCTACAAAGTGAGCGTGTCTTGCGGAACTGTACAAAGTCATGCCATCGCAAAGTCATGCCCAAGGTTTATATGACCACCGTGTTTGGTGTGCGTGTTTCACCAATATTAATAtaaatatacattttttaaattgatatcGACCAACATTTTTGGTGGATAAAGTATTATTTAACTgatcaaattgatttttaatttattttttttttttagctgaaCGTGTTGAGGTGAATTATGCCCGGCGGTTCAGCGATACCGTGCAGGTGGAGAAAGGTAAttgtaaaataatatttaaaattcaaaaatcatataaaaatcacaaaaatggcaattatttatataaaatatgATGTGCTTGTGATGAGAAAAGGAATGTCGTTGAAAGGAATATGCTGCTTTTATATGTTAATACTTACCGTACTCAACACCAGATGACGCTACACACATTTCGGAAAGCTCATTTTACTTTCCGTTCGTGTTTCGGCTGATGCCTTGTTCTGCCACCACTCCGCCTCATGAGCAGTCTGTTAGGGTGTAAGTTGCTTATGAGAGCCGGCctatttttcaaattattcCTCTATCCTGCACCACGTTTGTCCTTCCTTTATCTCCTGAAGCCACGTCCACCACAAACATTGAGGCTTTTTTCTGTCACGGTCAGTTCGCCATGTCGATCGGCCATTATGGATCACTGATTTCACTCCAAATTAGATCTTCCTCGAATAGCCTTTGAAGGACGGCTTCCCAGCTCCGTCGCTCGCGCCAACGGATTACTCTGACTCGAATCGTTTAACGGCAAGTAGTTGGTGTTGCTGGCGGTAGGCGATATTGGTGATGTTGGAGGCCGACCAATCCGGTGTTCCTCTCTGCTCGTCGCACTCTTTCACCCGCCTTTATTGGCATTTTATCTCTTACGACGGTCTTAGCGCACAGCTAGATCCGCAAGATCCAGACACGCGCTATAAATATTGTTAGATTCCGATCTCAACGTGTTCGAGCCACCATAGCCGAGAAGATCGACTCGAACGCCAGCGAATCGGGGATACTCGAACAAAACGGGGACGACATGAGCTCTTTGATGCTGAGATACGAAATGCGAAGAGAAATCATGTGCCGAGAGCTCCTGAGTCAAAGACGGGAACTTTGGGCCATTCGTCTGTAAATTTTCTTTCTGTACTAAACGCATTATTTTCGTGAACTTGTGCATCCAAAATAGTAGCTTAGTGCAACAGCGTCATAGTGTCGTTTTACATTGACtattgattttattgtcaTAATTGATACGAAAGTAAACGAGTGACAAATTATAGCTTAGTTATCTGAGTCCCTTTCTGGTGCACCCAAGCTTCGGgatgtttgctgttgttgctgtttagtTGCTATATGGTCATCAGAGTTTTATTCAATCTTTCTTCCTCTTATCTGGGGTTTTCCCGCTTTCTAACATATCGAGCGTACTTAGTGTAAAGAATTGAAGACCATCATAATGGGCAGTTAGTTGAATCGCGAATGCCCCTCCATCATCCGTGGTGCTTACGGAGGAAACAATTTCGGTCattaaacacaaacaaaaagctttGCAAAAGGATTAGAATATGGCGAGTAACAAAACTTTGAGATTGGGATTTTCAATGAAATCTGTACGAGCGCGTGGTGTCTAGCTTGCACTTGTCCCTTGAGCTTACAGGATAAGGGTGATTTATCTAAACGGAAATGAACACAATCGTTTGTTGTGCAGAACGGTTTGTCTCAACCTGACTTCAAACTGGATTTGTGGAAGTGTGTTCACTGCACTGTGTTTGGTCGTTACCCATTACATTTCTTGGAAGTAATTATAAAACAACATATTAGAGCAAAATAATATCGTACGTGACACGAAAGCTGGcagtgcgaaaaaaaaaaaatatatatatatatatatatatatatatatatatatatatatatatatatatatatatatatatatatatatatatatatattatacgTACACGTGTCCGGGTTTCTCTGCACGTGCACAAGCGGTCTCTCGCGGTATGTGAAAATGTCCGCGAGATGTGCGGAAAGTTCAATCTTGTTTGTTTACTATAATCCGGACGCCGGTCAAACGCGATTTCGTTTtcgttattgttttgttttttttttttttttacataaatacTACAATTATTTGGCACATTCGTTGTTCGTTACTGTACGCGTGTTTTCCGTTCTTCGTGCACATTTCTGCGTTATTAGGTATACGATAcagctttcttcttttttttgtagtatGCATTGTTTAATATGTTATTTCACTGTTTCACTGTTGTTCGCCCGTCTGTGTTCTCCATAAAAAGCATCGTTGATTAGTTTGTGACTTGGCGCCACATCCAAGAGTGAACAGTTTGAGGGTCAtttcttttcctattttttttttcttgcgtggaagaatcgaatcgaaagctgcttctgctgctcgcGGGAAGAAATGAGTTTTACACTACGGGCGGTTCCGTTCCTAGATTGGGTCTGCAAATTGGGATGGAAGAGGGAGTAAGAGTTGATTATAGTTATAGTATCAAGAGAAGCCCTTCCTTTGATCAGTTTGGTGTTATACCTAGAGAgtttgtgttttgattttcgTACATATGTTAGGACTAGAAATTAATTAGACTAATTTTTACATTAAGACTGGTATCTTCTAATTTCGATATGTAGTGGTCGTATATCGTTAGTGCACTATTTACATTCGTTGCTTATTTGACTATTGTGGGAAAAGTGTATGGAAAGTTTGGGAAAAGTAAGGACTTGGGGTTTTCATATCGATACAAATGGTGAAAACAACATCTCTGGTATTGTTGGCAGGATATACGATGCGTTTGCTAATTGACTGTCTTGAGCCACATAATTGGATATTTAACTGGCTCAGTTACAATGACAATAATAATTTCAAAGATTTAAAGCACACTATTTGTGGCAATTCTTTATGAAATTGTCAAACAGATAGTgaattttctgtttttctgaaCTTTATCCGAAATAAAACTCAAATGATCGTAAGGCAAGATTCTAATGATGTTACCAAAGCATTAGAGAATGGTATTGTATGACACATGAAACGCCTAATGATTGCTTATATGTACATCTTTACCACATAACATTCACTGTCATAACTCTCTGGTCCATCAGTCTGGGTGGTTGTGCATTTGCGAGCCCGCGGACCTCGCCCTCGATAACGTGTGATTAAAATATGATTAGCTTATATCTCAACTGTTCTGCATGAAAACACCGTCTTTGTTTCGGGATAAACCACACAGAAACTATCCCCATTTGCCtttaaacagaaaacaatCGCAACAGGACAAACCGAACAGCAACGATGATCAATCAAACAGGTCCATAATGGCACGTGAAGGTAAAATGTACAAACTGTTGCTTCCCTCTTTTTCGCGCGCGATGATGAATTCGTTATGCATTAGAACTAGCTAACACTACACAACGGAAACGGTTGCCCTTTCCTGAGCTTAGGATCTTTAGGCGTTTCATAAGATATGGTTTGGCGTTACGTTACGGGCTAGTAAGAATATCGTAAGTTGCAATATAAGAAAGCTAGCAATGCAGCCCGCTGACGGGGCCCCAAACCGGGCACCATTGTATGGACGGGGATAGATTATGTGCACTGGCGGA from Anopheles stephensi strain Indian chromosome 2, UCI_ANSTEP_V1.0, whole genome shotgun sequence includes the following:
- the LOC118507564 gene encoding nudix hydrolase 8 translates to MSRALFVIPQRLLSIVRCNQVSLITRHSSKMSEQTESNIVKGADSWFNKYTTVESSPEGTFKGVKDRFNGITVDSSMETCSLDSFPTVLKRSLEHWIEGKHRGIWFKVHLSAASWIPELVDNGFQFHHAKNTFVMLYRWLPTDESANIPPYSHTMVGVGALVMNDRNQVLVVSENNALIVGSWKLPGGYVEPNENFIDAAIREVAEETNIRTQFESVISIRHAHGAGFGCSDLYIVMALKPLSEEITKCNREIAKCEWMDVNEYLHHPKVHETNRNFVRTYLEYQRLGLRIDCTEEMHQVLRKRYNIYSIAKVPVGGQADSSASSNSTTSTLKL
- the LOC118507563 gene encoding phenoloxidase-activating factor 2, which translates into the protein MVASLIKVIVWASGVYTVAALSTVERSPAFNFPQDGATPGNDLTRQAGNVSNGITSGVLTGVVPLQTGILPNIVNTGVPSGQTCICVPTGRCNALSTGGGTTDGAGQLDVRIVSNPSANTGVTLGSTTTTTTASTIAQVITVNIVSPASCQSGLERCCLAGSYQCGLQYPPIANSPAVTANQASYGEYPWQVVLLGPGDVYVGSGVLIDNLHVLTAAHKISDYTSGSRTLKVRLGEWDAASTSEPLPVQEFNVARYFVHPSFNSANLRNDIAILRLSGTVTLGTTPTIATACLPVTSFVGSRCWVSGWGKNDFVSGAFQSIPKEVDVPIVSAANCQTALRTTRLGSSFVLDTTSFICAGGELGKDACTGDGGSPLVCSLNGRWYVVGLVAWGIGCGANGIPGVYVNVASYNSWITSTIATV